Below is a genomic region from Desulfobulbaceae bacterium.
CTTGATCAATTCGTCCATAGGTGATGCCGGCATACTGTGGCAGCAGCTTGCGTATTTCTTCGAAAACTTCCTCTGCGGATTCATACCCCATCTCGTAGCCCATTTTCTGTGAAAGCTCGCAGAAAATCTGCCAATCAGGCTTTGCTTGTCCCGGAGGCTCTACTGCCTTGCGCACCCGCTGTACCCGCCGTTCAGTACATGTGAAGGTGCCATCTTTTTCAGCGAAACAGGCAGCGGGCAGGACTACGTCAGCCATCTTGGCTGTCTCAGTGAGGAAGATGTCCTGCACTACCAGGAAATCGACTTCTTTTAATGCCTCCTGCACATGGCCGATATTAGCGTCGGCTAAGGCAGGATCCTCGCCGAAGACGTAAAGCCCGCGGATATCGCCCTTGAAGATGTTCTCCCATACCTCGGTGGCCGGCTTGCCGGGCCGCCGGGGCAACTTAACCTTCCAGAGTTTCTCGTACTGGTCGAATAGCTCTTCGTTGCTGAGGCCGCCATACCCCGGCAGGGTATTGAAGAGTGCGCCCATGTCGCAGGCGCCTTGGACGTTGTTTTGGCCGCGGAGAGGATTACAACCGCCACCTTCGACACCGACCTTGCCACATAACATGGAGAGGTTGGCGATGGATTTTACCCGGTCGGTTCCGGTGGTGTAATGGGTGATACCCATGCCGTGGTAGATGGCGTGACGACCTGGTGCGGCAAACATCCGGGCACACCGGTGCAGATCCTCTTCTGAGAGTCCGGTAAGTTCGCTGGTATATGCCGGGGTGTACTTCTCTATCAACTTTTGTAATTCGTCAAAGTCTTCGGTCCGTTCCTCGACGAATTTTTTATCCCAGAGATCCTCTTTGAGGATGATGTTCATGACGCCATTTAAGAAGGCAACGTCTGTGCCCGGCAGGATGCGCAGCCAGAGGTCGGCCCGTTCTGCCAGTTTAGTTTTGCGGGGATCGACCACGATGAGCTTGGCCCCTCGGTCAAGCGCCTGATGGATGCGCAGTCCGATGGTCG
It encodes:
- a CDS encoding molybdopterin-dependent oxidoreductase, producing the protein MASLAITFGSGAMTNSLADTQITDLFLMIGSNPDTSHPTIGLRIHQALDRGAKLIVVDPRKTKLAERADLWLRILPGTDVAFLNGVMNIILKEDLWDKKFVEERTEDFDELQKLIEKYTPAYTSELTGLSEEDLHRCARMFAAPGRHAIYHGMGITHYTTGTDRVKSIANLSMLCGKVGVEGGGCNPLRGQNNVQGACDMGALFNTLPGYGGLSNEELFDQYEKLWKVKLPRRPGKPATEVWENIFKGDIRGLYVFGEDPALADANIGHVQEALKEVDFLVVQDIFLTETAKMADVVLPAACFAEKDGTFTCTERRVQRVRKAVEPPGQAKPDWQIFCELSQKMGYEMGYESAEEVFEEIRKLLPQYAGITYGRIDQEGLQWPVPTEDHPGTPVLHTEKFTRGRGLFVPEDYIPPREPADETYPMLFTTGREYSRYNFSSMTGKTPEIDTIAPECLAEVNPTDAERMGIRQGSRIRISSRRGSVEMRTTITERSQEGTIFTTYNYAETPVNFLTLDALDRLSRTPEYKLCAIKVEVLEE